In Euwallacea fornicatus isolate EFF26 chromosome 2, ASM4011564v1, whole genome shotgun sequence, one genomic interval encodes:
- the LOC136350220 gene encoding serine protease inhibitor 88Ea-like isoform X1, with product MGQLNFLLSDFNERGSVVHANLPVMVIQIKLNIMSPLISTTLVILGVTLGAAQLIPPPGCFPPYGNNQPAKNAYANLYGGQQDFSLALLNAINKIMPKENLFFSPYSTYHALLIAYFMAGGQTEAYLKKVLRLGENQYKSDIYSAYKLDRFRTRFAANDAAPYEFTSANKIYVSNDTRVRECVMADFPDELELFPFKYDAEGSRLAINRWVENTTHHMITDLLLPGSIDASTSLVLVNAAYFKGIWKNKFNPNLTKPEIFYVSPTKQIIVEMMHVEGTFKHDISETLGAHILELPYQGENISMYILLPPFSNTEDSIDATLKNLNLDNFKKLVEKDSLVPRTVQVSLPKFSLETTIELVPILQSMGIGDVFQPTANFTALIDEGKVSLGEARHKAKIEVTEEGTKAAAATVLFSFRSSRPAEPAQFICNHPFIYFIYDKTEEAILFGGVFRRPH from the exons ATGGGTCAACTAAACTTTCTTCTGTCTGACTTTAATGAGAGAGGTTCAGTAGTGCACGCGAACCTTCCAGTGATGGTGAT tcaaataaaattaaacataatgtCCCCCCTCATATCTACCACCTTGGTGATACTTGGAGTCACTCTTGGAGCAGCCCAGCTAATTCCCCCCCCCGGTTGTTTCCCTCCTTATGGGAATAATCAGCCAGCAAAGAATGCATACGCCAATTTGTACGGAGGGCAGCAAGATTTCTCTCTAGCTTTGCTGAACGCTATCAATAAGATCATGCCAAAAGAAAATCTCTTCTTTTCCCCTTATTCGACCTATCACGCCCTGCTGATCGCTTATTTCATGGCTGGAGGTCAGACTGAGGCGTATCTGAAGAAAGTTTTGAGGTTGGGTGAAAATCAG TATAAATCAGATATCTATTCAGCCTATAAGCTGGACAGATTTCGCACTCGTTTTGCAGCGAACGATGCTGCTCCATATGAATTCACCAGTGCCAACAAAATCTACGTTTCTAATGATACGAGAGTGAGGGAGTGCGTAATGGCAGATTTCCCAGATGAGTTAGAACTGTTCCCTTTTAAGTATGATGCTGAAGGCTCTag attAGCCATTAATCGGTGGGTAGAAAACACCACTCATCACATGATCACCGACCTCCTCCTTCCTGGCAGCATCGACGCTAGTACCAGTCTGGTACTGGTTAATGCCGCCTACTTCAAGGGAATATGGAAGAACAAGTTCAATCCCAATTTAACCAAACCTGAGATTTTCTATGTAAGCCCTACAAAACAGATTATAGTGGAGATGATGCATGTAGAAGGCACTTTCAAACATG ATATATCGGAGACTCTTGGGGCTCACATTTTGGAGCTTCCCTACCAAGGAGAGAACATTAGCATGTATATTCTGCTGCCTCCGTTTTCGAATACTGAAGATTCCATAGATGCCACgctaaagaatttaaatttggataatttcaagaaattggTGGAAAAGGATTCCTTGGTTCCTAGGACGGTTCAGGTGTCTCTGCCCAAATTCAGTTTGGAAACTACCATTGAGTTAGTACCA ATTCTTCAAAGTATGGGAATAGGAGATGTCTTCCAGCCGACTGCAAACTTCACTGCTTTAATCGACGAGGGTAAAGTAAGCTTAGGAGAAGCTCGCCATAAAGCTAAAATCGAAGTAACCGAGGAGGGTACCAAAGCAGCCGCAGCTACAGTTCTGTTCAGTTTCCGCTCCAGCAGGCCTGCCGAACCTGCTCAGTTTATATGCAACCACCcattcatttatttcatttatgataaaaCGGAAGAAGCCATTCTTTTCGGGGGAGTCTTTAGGAGGCCTCATTga
- the LOC136350220 gene encoding serine protease inhibitor 88Ea-like isoform X3 — MSPLISTTLVILGVTLGAAQLIPPPGCFPPYGNNQPAKNAYANLYGGQQDFSLALLNAINKIMPKENLFFSPYSTYHALLIAYFMAGGQTEAYLKKVLRLGENQYKSDIYSAYKLDRFRTRFAANDAAPYEFTSANKIYVSNDTRVRECVMADFPDELELFPFKYDAEGSRLAINRWVENTTHHMITDLLLPGSIDASTSLVLVNAAYFKGIWKNKFNPNLTKPEIFYVSPTKQIIVEMMHVEGTFKHDISETLGAHILELPYQGENISMYILLPPFSNTEDSIDATLKNLNLDNFKKLVEKDSLVPRTVQVSLPKFSLETTIELVPILQSMGIGDVFQPTANFTALIDEGKVSLGEARHKAKIEVTEEGTKAAAATVLFSFRSSRPAEPAQFICNHPFIYFIYDKTEEAILFGGVFRRPH, encoded by the exons atgtCCCCCCTCATATCTACCACCTTGGTGATACTTGGAGTCACTCTTGGAGCAGCCCAGCTAATTCCCCCCCCCGGTTGTTTCCCTCCTTATGGGAATAATCAGCCAGCAAAGAATGCATACGCCAATTTGTACGGAGGGCAGCAAGATTTCTCTCTAGCTTTGCTGAACGCTATCAATAAGATCATGCCAAAAGAAAATCTCTTCTTTTCCCCTTATTCGACCTATCACGCCCTGCTGATCGCTTATTTCATGGCTGGAGGTCAGACTGAGGCGTATCTGAAGAAAGTTTTGAGGTTGGGTGAAAATCAG TATAAATCAGATATCTATTCAGCCTATAAGCTGGACAGATTTCGCACTCGTTTTGCAGCGAACGATGCTGCTCCATATGAATTCACCAGTGCCAACAAAATCTACGTTTCTAATGATACGAGAGTGAGGGAGTGCGTAATGGCAGATTTCCCAGATGAGTTAGAACTGTTCCCTTTTAAGTATGATGCTGAAGGCTCTag attAGCCATTAATCGGTGGGTAGAAAACACCACTCATCACATGATCACCGACCTCCTCCTTCCTGGCAGCATCGACGCTAGTACCAGTCTGGTACTGGTTAATGCCGCCTACTTCAAGGGAATATGGAAGAACAAGTTCAATCCCAATTTAACCAAACCTGAGATTTTCTATGTAAGCCCTACAAAACAGATTATAGTGGAGATGATGCATGTAGAAGGCACTTTCAAACATG ATATATCGGAGACTCTTGGGGCTCACATTTTGGAGCTTCCCTACCAAGGAGAGAACATTAGCATGTATATTCTGCTGCCTCCGTTTTCGAATACTGAAGATTCCATAGATGCCACgctaaagaatttaaatttggataatttcaagaaattggTGGAAAAGGATTCCTTGGTTCCTAGGACGGTTCAGGTGTCTCTGCCCAAATTCAGTTTGGAAACTACCATTGAGTTAGTACCA ATTCTTCAAAGTATGGGAATAGGAGATGTCTTCCAGCCGACTGCAAACTTCACTGCTTTAATCGACGAGGGTAAAGTAAGCTTAGGAGAAGCTCGCCATAAAGCTAAAATCGAAGTAACCGAGGAGGGTACCAAAGCAGCCGCAGCTACAGTTCTGTTCAGTTTCCGCTCCAGCAGGCCTGCCGAACCTGCTCAGTTTATATGCAACCACCcattcatttatttcatttatgataaaaCGGAAGAAGCCATTCTTTTCGGGGGAGTCTTTAGGAGGCCTCATTga
- the LOC136350220 gene encoding serine protease inhibitor 88Ea-like isoform X2, with protein sequence MGQLNFLLSDFNERGSVVHANLPVMVIQIKLNIMSPLISTTLVILGVTLGAAQLIPPPGCFPPYGNNQPAKNAYANLYGGQQDFSLALLNAINKIMPKENLFFSPYSTYHALLIAYFMAGGQTEAYLKKVLRLGENQYKSDIYSAYKLDRFRTRFAANDAAPYEFTSANKIYVSNDTRVRECVMADFPDELELFPFKYDAEGSRLAINRWVENTTHHMITDLLLPGSIDASTSLVLVNAAYFKGIWKNKFNPNLTKPEIFYVSPTKQIIVEMMHVEGTFKHDISETLGAHILELPYQGENISMYILLPPFSNTEDSIDATLKNLNLDNFKKLVEKDSLVPRTVQVSLPKFSLETTIELVPVLESLGVGNLFKENSNFQTLTDEKVSVGEGIHKAKIEINEHGAHAAAATAFLTWRMSDDEDLIQFRCDKPFIYLIYNAKSHTILFTGVFRRP encoded by the exons ATGGGTCAACTAAACTTTCTTCTGTCTGACTTTAATGAGAGAGGTTCAGTAGTGCACGCGAACCTTCCAGTGATGGTGAT tcaaataaaattaaacataatgtCCCCCCTCATATCTACCACCTTGGTGATACTTGGAGTCACTCTTGGAGCAGCCCAGCTAATTCCCCCCCCCGGTTGTTTCCCTCCTTATGGGAATAATCAGCCAGCAAAGAATGCATACGCCAATTTGTACGGAGGGCAGCAAGATTTCTCTCTAGCTTTGCTGAACGCTATCAATAAGATCATGCCAAAAGAAAATCTCTTCTTTTCCCCTTATTCGACCTATCACGCCCTGCTGATCGCTTATTTCATGGCTGGAGGTCAGACTGAGGCGTATCTGAAGAAAGTTTTGAGGTTGGGTGAAAATCAG TATAAATCAGATATCTATTCAGCCTATAAGCTGGACAGATTTCGCACTCGTTTTGCAGCGAACGATGCTGCTCCATATGAATTCACCAGTGCCAACAAAATCTACGTTTCTAATGATACGAGAGTGAGGGAGTGCGTAATGGCAGATTTCCCAGATGAGTTAGAACTGTTCCCTTTTAAGTATGATGCTGAAGGCTCTag attAGCCATTAATCGGTGGGTAGAAAACACCACTCATCACATGATCACCGACCTCCTCCTTCCTGGCAGCATCGACGCTAGTACCAGTCTGGTACTGGTTAATGCCGCCTACTTCAAGGGAATATGGAAGAACAAGTTCAATCCCAATTTAACCAAACCTGAGATTTTCTATGTAAGCCCTACAAAACAGATTATAGTGGAGATGATGCATGTAGAAGGCACTTTCAAACATG ATATATCGGAGACTCTTGGGGCTCACATTTTGGAGCTTCCCTACCAAGGAGAGAACATTAGCATGTATATTCTGCTGCCTCCGTTTTCGAATACTGAAGATTCCATAGATGCCACgctaaagaatttaaatttggataatttcaagaaattggTGGAAAAGGATTCCTTGGTTCCTAGGACGGTTCAGGTGTCTCTGCCCAAATTCAGTTTGGAAACTACCATTGAGTTAGTACCA GTACTCGAATCGCTTGGTGTTGGCAACCTTTTCAAAGAGAATTCGAACTTTCAAACATTAACCGACGAAAAGGTGTCGGTCGGTGAGGGAATTCACAAGGCGAAGATCGAAATTAACGAGCACGGCGCACACGCGGCTGCCGCCACCGCTTTTTTGACATGGAGGATGAGCGACGACGAGGATTTGATTCAATTCAGATGCGACAAACCCTTTATTTATCTTATTTATAATGCTAAGTCGCACACTATCCTTTTTACCGGGGTGTTCAGGAGACCTTAG
- the LOC136350245 gene encoding regucalcin-like has protein sequence MAPRVSRIPDIPNVELGEGPHWDVRSQCLYFVDIFGKSIHKYVPLTRQHTKAVFDKPVSIIIPLKEQTDQFVVTLEREISIVTWDGVSVKTATVQKIAEVDPGTKNRINDGKCDPRGRLFAGTMGPEHEIGHYSPQAGTLYSLSNGVMKSHASKIGISNGLAWNLLLGKFYYIDSLAYSVDEFNYDVITGNVSNRRSIFSFKRLGMDGFPDGMTIDEDGNLWLAVFNGYKVIQIDPRKTDTLLQSVEIPAKQVTSVAWGGPNLDILYVTSASFTVDGEALLPPNHGAIFEVIGLGTKGLPANDFVL, from the exons ATGGCTCCAAGAGTTAGTAGAATTCCTGATATCCCTAACGTAGAACTTGGTGAAGGACCTCATTGGGATGTGAGATCTCAGTGCCTCTATTTCGtggatatttttggaaaatctatTCACAAATACGTACCATTAACCCGGCAACATACTAAAGCTGTTTTTG ATAAACCGGTTTCTATAATAATTCCTCTAAAAGAACAAACAGACCAGTTTGTAGTCACCCTAGAGAGGGAAATTAGTATTGTTACTTGGGATGGAGTATCAGTGAAAACAGCTACAGTGCAGAAAATCGCAGAAGTAGATCCTGGCACGAAAAACAGAATTAATGATGGAAAATGTGATCCTAGGGGACGTCTTTTCGCAG GTACCATGGGGCCAGAACATGAGATTGGCCATTATTCTCCCCAAGCAGGAACCTTGTATTCACTTAGCAACGGAGTTATGAAGAGTCATGCTTCGAAAATTGGGATATCCAACGGTTTGGCTTGGAATCTACTATTAGGAAAGTTCTACTATATCGATAGTTTGGCCTACAGCGTTGATGAGTTTAACTACGATGTTATCACTGGAAATGTCT CGAATAGAcgttcaatattttcatttaagagACTAGGAATGGATGGGTTTCCCGACGGTATGACCATTGATGAAGATGGAAATTTGTGGTTGGCTGTTTTTAATGGGTACAAGGTGATTCAAATTGATCCAAGGAAAACTGACACTTTACTGCAATCAGTTGAAATACCAGCTAAACAA GTAACTTCGGTGGCTTGGGGAGGTCCAAATTTGGACATTTTGTACGTCACATCAGCAAGTTTCACTGTAGACGGGGAGGCGCTCTTACCACCAAATCATGGAGCCATTTTTGAGGTCATAGGTCTGGGCACTAAGGGCCTGCCAGCGAATGATTTTGTGTTATAG
- the LOC136350235 gene encoding regucalcin-like: MAPKVERINEIPTTELGEGPHWDIFSQSLYFVDIFGKSVHKYIPSSGQHYKASVGKHVSVIVPVKNNPKQFVIGLERDISCITWDGVSQKPEKIEKIAEVDKGTENRMNDGKCDSRGRLFIGTMGPEPVNGQVIPDMGVLYSLDKSKLTEHLTKLGISNGLAWSADSKKFYYTDTFTYRVDQFDYDIQTGSISNRTTIFTPKKHGIEGFPDGMTIDVDGNLWLAIFNGYKVVKFDPRNPETLLEIVEIPAKQVTSVAWGGPELDILYVTTAKFTINGVELLPPLHGATYKVTGLGTRGLPMNSLVL, from the exons ATGGCACCCAAAGTGGAACGAATCAACGAAATCCCCACTACCGAACTAGGAGAAGGGCCCCATTGGGACATTTTCTCCCAAAGCCTCTATTTTGTGGACATATTCGGAAAGTCCGTGCATAAATACATTCCATCTTCAGGACAGCATTACAAGGCTTCGGTTG GAAAGCATGTTTCGGTAATAGTGCCAGTCAAAAACAACCCAAAACAGTTCGTAATAGGATTGGAAAGGGATATTAGTTGCATTACGTGGGATGGAGTGTCCCAGAAACCAGAAAAGATTGAGAAAATCGCTGAAGTAGATAAGGGCACTGAAAATCGCATGAATGATGGGAAATGCGATTCTAGAGGGAGGTTGTTTATAG gAACCATGGGACCTGAACCTGTTAATGGTCAAGTAATCCCGGATATGGGTGTACTATACTCACTTGACAAAAGTAAACTAACTGAACATCTTACGAAATTGGGAATTTCCAACGGTCTCGCATGGAGTGCAGATTCCAAAAAGTTTTACTACACTGATACATTCACATACCGTGTAGACCAATTTGATTATGATATTCAAACAGGCAGCATTT CAAACAGAACTACTATTTTCACCCCAAAAAAGCACGGTATCGAAGGTTTTCCTGATGGGATGACTATTGATGTCGATGGAAATCTATGGCTGGCCATATTTAATGGTTACAAAGTGGTAAAGTTTGACCCAAGAAACCCGGAGACTCTTTTGGAAATTGTGGAAATACCCGCCAAGCAA GTGACTTCAGTAGCTTGGGGAGGTCCAGAGTTAGACATTCTTTATGTGACAACGGccaaatttacaataaatggGGTAGAGTTACTTCCCCCACTGCATGGGGCTACATATAAAGTCACAGGATTGGGTACCAGGGGGTTGCCCATGAATAGTTTAGTTTTATAA